One genomic window of Nakamurella panacisegetis includes the following:
- a CDS encoding zinc-dependent metalloprotease — MAAEAIDWAAAVRAGQRMAPTGPQVSAEQARQAVDDLQQFSAKAELIVRDTTGLGHGLPVEAARVVDRPHWIEATAKGMAELTAPLAEKLIGRLGRAPRAKTLAGAQLGVVLSFLSSRVLGQYDPLSMAGPDAAGPGVLLLVAPNIIKVERELHVDPVDFRMWVCLHESTHRLQFTAVPWLREHFRSLVAEFGSAIDTDPSEMLGRMVGAIKGRTEGSSWIETIQSPEQRAVFDQLMALMTLLEGHADHVMDAVGPAVIPSVGEIRSAFTLRRKKGRGPFDRLLRSLLGMDMKMAQYVKGAAFVRTVVERAGMDAFNTIWSSPDTLPTRAETTEPESWMRRVLT; from the coding sequence ATGGCAGCCGAAGCGATCGATTGGGCCGCCGCCGTCCGGGCCGGACAGCGGATGGCCCCCACCGGGCCGCAGGTGTCGGCCGAGCAGGCCCGGCAAGCGGTGGACGATCTGCAACAGTTCTCGGCCAAGGCCGAGTTGATCGTCCGCGATACCACCGGCCTTGGCCACGGCCTGCCGGTCGAGGCGGCCCGGGTGGTCGACCGGCCCCACTGGATCGAGGCCACGGCGAAGGGCATGGCCGAGCTCACCGCCCCGCTGGCCGAGAAGCTGATCGGCCGACTCGGCCGCGCGCCCCGGGCCAAGACCCTGGCCGGAGCCCAGCTCGGGGTGGTGCTGAGCTTCCTGTCCAGTCGCGTGCTCGGTCAGTACGACCCGCTGTCGATGGCCGGGCCTGACGCGGCCGGGCCCGGCGTTCTCCTCCTGGTGGCACCGAACATCATCAAGGTCGAGCGGGAGCTGCACGTCGACCCGGTCGACTTCCGGATGTGGGTGTGTCTGCACGAGAGCACGCACCGGCTGCAGTTCACCGCCGTGCCGTGGTTGCGGGAGCACTTCCGGTCACTGGTCGCCGAATTCGGATCGGCGATCGACACCGATCCGAGCGAGATGCTGGGACGGATGGTCGGCGCCATCAAGGGCCGGACCGAAGGATCCTCGTGGATCGAGACCATCCAGTCGCCCGAGCAACGGGCCGTCTTCGACCAGTTGATGGCCCTGATGACGTTGCTCGAAGGCCACGCCGATCACGTCATGGACGCGGTCGGGCCGGCCGTCATCCCGTCGGTGGGCGAGATCCGCTCGGCCTTCACGCTGCGCCGCAAGAAGGGCCGCGGTCCGTTCGATCGCCTCCTGCGATCGCTGCTGGGCATGGACATGAAGATGGCGCAGTACGTCAAGGGTGCGGCGTTCGTGCGGACGGTCGTCGAGCGGGCCGGAATGGACGCCTTCAACACCATCTGGAGCTCGCCCGACACCCTGCCGACCAGAGCGGAAACCACCGAGCCGGAGAGCTGGATGCGCCGGGTCCTGACGTGA
- the hpt gene encoding hypoxanthine phosphoribosyltransferase — MGHGYVGELAATLITQDVLQAKIVALAEAVAANHTGDTPPLLVCVLKGAVMFVTDFARALPIPSEMEFMAVSSYGSSTSSSGVVRILKDLDRDISGRRVIIVEDIIDSGLTLSWLHKNLQTRGPASIEIVALLRKPEAVKVEVDVAYVGFDIPTDFVVGYGLDFNERYRDLPFVGLLGEHMYA; from the coding sequence CTGGGACACGGGTACGTCGGCGAGCTGGCGGCGACCTTGATCACTCAGGACGTGCTGCAGGCGAAGATCGTCGCCCTGGCCGAGGCGGTGGCGGCCAACCACACCGGAGACACCCCGCCGCTGCTGGTCTGCGTGCTCAAGGGTGCGGTGATGTTCGTCACCGACTTCGCCCGGGCGTTGCCGATCCCCTCCGAGATGGAGTTCATGGCGGTCAGCTCCTACGGATCCTCGACCTCGTCGTCCGGCGTGGTCCGCATCCTCAAGGACCTCGACCGAGACATCTCCGGACGCCGCGTCATCATCGTCGAGGACATCATCGACTCCGGGCTGACGTTGTCCTGGTTGCACAAGAACCTGCAGACCCGCGGCCCGGCGTCCATCGAGATCGTCGCCCTGCTCCGCAAACCGGAAGCGGTCAAGGTCGAGGTGGACGTCGCCTACGTCGGCTTCGACATCCCGACCGACTTCGTCGTCGGCTACGGCCTGGACTTCAACGAGCGCTACCGCGACCTGCCGTTCGTCGGTCTCCTCGGGGAGCACATGTACGCCTGA
- the ftsH gene encoding ATP-dependent zinc metalloprotease FtsH — translation MDRKRLIRSPLLWVAVVFVAYLLYSYLADDTKNYKVEPTSVVLSQLSNGNVKQATIDDKEQRIRLILNTPVDGSSQVYALYPAAASDDVFLAVQKAKGAPAYDTQVTSQSTLFSLLLYIVPIGLIILFLLWMMNNAQGGGNKVLSFGKSKAKLLNKDMPQTKFTDVAGADEAVEELDEIRDFLQNPARYQALGAKIPKGVLLYGPPGTGKTLLARAVAGEAGVPFYTISGSDFVEMFVGVGASRVRDLFEQAKANSPAIIFVDEIDAVGRHRGAGMGGGHDEREQTLNQLLVEMDGFESKGGIILIAATNRPDILDPALLRPGRFDRQIPVGQPDLKGRQAILAVHAKGKPFAPDVEFLPLAKRTVGMSGADLANVINEAALLTARTHGTMITNAALEESVDRVVGGPARKGKIISEKERKITAYHEGGHALAAWAMPDLEPVYKVTIMPRGRTGGHALVVPEDDKGLMTRTEMIARLVMALGGRAAEELVFAEPTTGASSDIAQATKIARSMVTEYGMSAKLGAVKYGTGDDEPFLGRTYGHSPDYSIEVGSEIDGEVRALIEAAHTEAWAVLNEYRDVLDDLATKLLERETLERKDLEVIFASVVKRPRITTFDDWGQRTPSDRPPIKTPGELAMERGEPWPPPQLQKPPVPVGAPGGQPAGPGYGQPYPYGPPQGAPAGYGQQYPGPTPYSPPAQAGQPQNWTGGVIPGPLAPLPGAWNGQGDPQTGAQRPAPPANGAGHPNGVPHTNGWGQANGHGHPYTNGHTQGPGGHRAPDQNGPTDPAGPVDPWAPPPGDQRR, via the coding sequence ATGGACCGTAAGCGCCTGATCCGCTCCCCTCTACTCTGGGTGGCCGTCGTCTTCGTCGCGTATCTGCTCTACAGCTACCTCGCCGACGACACGAAGAACTACAAGGTGGAACCGACCTCCGTCGTGCTCTCCCAGTTGTCCAACGGCAACGTCAAGCAGGCGACCATCGACGACAAGGAACAGCGCATCCGGCTGATCCTCAACACCCCCGTCGACGGTTCGAGCCAGGTCTACGCCCTCTACCCGGCGGCGGCCTCGGACGACGTCTTCCTGGCCGTGCAGAAGGCCAAGGGCGCGCCGGCCTACGACACCCAGGTCACCAGCCAGTCGACGCTGTTCTCCCTGCTCCTGTACATCGTCCCCATCGGACTGATCATCCTGTTCCTGCTCTGGATGATGAACAACGCACAGGGCGGCGGGAACAAGGTCCTGAGCTTCGGCAAGTCCAAGGCCAAGCTGCTCAACAAGGACATGCCGCAGACCAAGTTCACCGACGTGGCCGGGGCCGACGAGGCCGTCGAGGAACTCGACGAGATCCGCGACTTCCTGCAGAACCCGGCCCGGTACCAGGCCCTGGGCGCCAAGATCCCCAAGGGCGTGCTGCTCTACGGGCCGCCCGGCACCGGCAAGACCCTGCTGGCCCGGGCGGTGGCCGGCGAGGCCGGGGTGCCGTTCTACACGATCTCCGGATCCGACTTCGTCGAGATGTTCGTCGGCGTCGGCGCCAGCCGTGTCCGTGACCTGTTCGAACAGGCCAAGGCCAATTCCCCGGCCATCATCTTCGTCGACGAGATCGACGCCGTCGGCCGTCACCGCGGCGCCGGCATGGGCGGCGGCCACGACGAGCGTGAGCAGACCCTCAACCAGTTGCTGGTCGAGATGGACGGCTTCGAGTCCAAGGGCGGCATCATCCTGATCGCCGCGACCAACCGGCCGGACATCCTGGACCCCGCCTTGCTGCGGCCCGGACGGTTCGACCGGCAGATCCCGGTCGGTCAGCCCGACCTCAAGGGCCGCCAGGCCATCCTGGCCGTCCACGCCAAGGGCAAGCCCTTCGCCCCCGACGTCGAGTTCCTGCCGCTGGCCAAGCGCACCGTCGGGATGTCCGGCGCCGACCTGGCCAACGTGATCAACGAGGCCGCGCTGCTCACCGCCCGCACCCACGGCACGATGATCACCAATGCCGCACTGGAGGAGTCGGTCGACCGGGTGGTCGGTGGCCCGGCCCGCAAGGGCAAGATCATCTCCGAGAAGGAACGCAAGATCACGGCCTACCACGAGGGCGGTCACGCGCTCGCGGCCTGGGCCATGCCCGACCTGGAGCCGGTCTACAAGGTGACGATCATGCCGCGGGGTCGCACCGGCGGACACGCCCTGGTCGTCCCCGAGGACGACAAGGGTCTGATGACCCGCACCGAGATGATCGCCCGTCTGGTGATGGCCCTCGGCGGCCGGGCGGCCGAGGAGCTGGTCTTCGCCGAGCCCACGACGGGCGCCTCCTCCGACATCGCGCAGGCCACCAAGATCGCCCGCTCCATGGTCACCGAGTACGGCATGTCGGCCAAGCTCGGTGCGGTGAAGTACGGCACCGGCGACGACGAGCCGTTCCTGGGCCGCACCTACGGCCACTCGCCGGACTACTCAATCGAGGTCGGATCCGAGATCGACGGTGAGGTCCGCGCCCTGATCGAAGCGGCCCACACCGAGGCCTGGGCCGTACTCAACGAGTACCGGGACGTCCTCGACGACCTGGCCACCAAGTTGCTGGAACGGGAGACCCTGGAGCGCAAGGATCTCGAGGTCATTTTCGCCTCGGTCGTCAAGCGTCCCCGGATCACCACGTTCGACGACTGGGGCCAGCGCACGCCGTCCGACCGACCGCCGATCAAGACCCCGGGTGAACTGGCCATGGAACGCGGCGAGCCTTGGCCGCCGCCGCAGCTGCAGAAGCCCCCGGTCCCGGTCGGGGCGCCCGGCGGGCAGCCGGCCGGGCCCGGTTACGGGCAGCCCTACCCCTACGGCCCGCCGCAGGGCGCGCCGGCCGGGTACGGACAGCAGTACCCCGGTCCGACCCCGTACAGCCCACCGGCCCAGGCCGGGCAGCCGCAGAACTGGACCGGAGGCGTCATCCCCGGCCCGCTGGCCCCGCTGCCCGGGGCCTGGAACGGCCAGGGTGACCCGCAGACCGGAGCCCAGCGTCCGGCTCCGCCGGCGAACGGCGCCGGGCATCCGAACGGGGTCCCGCACACCAATGGCTGGGGCCAGGCCAACGGTCATGGGCACCCGTACACGAACGGACACACCCAGGGACCAGGCGGTCATCGGGCGCCGGACCAGAACGGACCGACCGACCCGGCCGGGCCCGTGGACCCGTGGGCGCCACCGCCCGGGGACCAGCGGCGGTGA
- a CDS encoding D-alanyl-D-alanine carboxypeptidase/D-alanyl-D-alanine-endopeptidase, whose protein sequence is MSATRSSSRRAIVIVLSIVLVAAAATVAVIFWPKSAKNSTASSSVSSVVAPPTVSAVDPPVTAPAAAVKPLGIKSGKTPTAAGVAKRLAPALAHNALANYTGEVIDAATGTVLWKKDPTTPTAPASTLKLLTGAALLTKVDPASRFTTKVVQGADPGTIILVGGGDVTLSARAANVATVYDGAPTMGDLASQVLASGVKVTKILLDTSYWTNENAGPSNNLAPGWDIKDIAGGAITHMVPLMVDGDRTDPSNETSARTGTPAVTAGKALARALGNATLPVQAESSPGQTPKNAKVLGSVRSQPMSVLLAQALLNSDNVLAEALARQVAISMGGAPSFAGERDAIKIALEDLGFDKTLLSKTTILDGSGLANSTDSTSSDSVPVGLLADIMEAAVTGQVRQANGKVKAVPALRGLLTGLPVAGVSGTLSKAENRFSSAAAKPGIGWVRAKTGSVAVTYALAGYVPDVDGRILVFALNSNGVSAPVRNAQDVFAAALRQCGCT, encoded by the coding sequence GTGTCTGCGACACGTTCGTCGAGCCGTAGGGCCATCGTCATCGTCCTGTCGATCGTCCTGGTGGCCGCGGCGGCGACGGTGGCGGTGATCTTCTGGCCGAAGTCGGCCAAGAACTCGACCGCATCGTCGTCGGTCAGCTCGGTCGTGGCCCCGCCGACCGTCTCCGCGGTTGACCCGCCGGTCACCGCGCCGGCCGCGGCGGTCAAGCCGCTCGGCATCAAGTCGGGCAAGACCCCGACGGCGGCCGGCGTCGCCAAGCGGCTGGCCCCCGCGCTGGCCCACAACGCGCTGGCCAACTACACCGGAGAGGTCATCGACGCGGCCACCGGCACCGTGTTGTGGAAGAAGGACCCGACCACGCCGACCGCTCCCGCCTCCACCCTGAAGCTGCTGACCGGAGCCGCGTTGCTCACCAAGGTCGATCCGGCCAGCCGTTTCACCACCAAGGTGGTCCAGGGGGCCGATCCCGGGACGATCATCCTGGTCGGCGGGGGAGACGTGACCCTGTCGGCGCGGGCCGCCAATGTGGCCACCGTCTACGACGGTGCCCCGACCATGGGCGACCTGGCCTCCCAGGTCCTGGCCTCGGGGGTCAAGGTCACGAAGATCCTGCTGGACACCAGCTACTGGACCAACGAGAACGCCGGTCCGAGCAACAACCTGGCACCCGGATGGGACATCAAGGACATCGCCGGCGGTGCGATCACCCACATGGTGCCGCTGATGGTCGACGGTGATCGCACCGATCCGTCGAACGAGACGTCCGCCCGCACCGGCACTCCGGCCGTCACGGCGGGCAAGGCGCTGGCCCGCGCGCTGGGAAACGCAACCCTGCCGGTGCAGGCCGAGTCCAGTCCCGGCCAGACCCCGAAGAACGCCAAGGTGCTCGGCTCGGTCCGGTCCCAGCCCATGTCCGTCCTCCTGGCCCAGGCCCTGCTCAACTCGGACAATGTGCTGGCCGAGGCGTTGGCCCGGCAGGTGGCCATCTCGATGGGTGGGGCGCCCAGCTTCGCCGGAGAGCGTGACGCCATCAAGATCGCCCTGGAGGACCTGGGCTTCGACAAGACGCTGCTGAGCAAGACGACCATCCTCGACGGGTCAGGTTTGGCCAACTCCACCGACAGCACCAGCTCCGACAGCGTCCCGGTCGGCCTGCTGGCGGACATCATGGAAGCGGCCGTGACCGGCCAGGTCCGCCAGGCGAACGGCAAGGTCAAAGCGGTGCCGGCCCTGCGTGGCCTGCTGACCGGACTTCCGGTGGCCGGGGTGTCCGGCACATTGAGCAAGGCCGAGAACCGCTTCAGCTCGGCGGCGGCGAAGCCGGGCATCGGCTGGGTGCGGGCCAAGACCGGATCGGTCGCCGTCACCTATGCCTTGGCTGGCTACGTGCCGGACGTCGACGGCCGGATCCTCGTGTTCGCGCTGAACTCCAACGGGGTGTCCGCTCCGGTGCGCAACGCACAGGACGTTTTCGCCGCGGCGCTGCGGCAGTGCGGCTGCACCTGA
- the tilS gene encoding tRNA lysidine(34) synthetase TilS, protein MTVELVRAAVRDWMTAFAPPSATVSIACSGGADSLALAAAAFAELDEGRLDAVTVDHQLQGGSADRAVTTAAQLHEIGYRTVRIETVTVGSVGGLEAAARAARYQALRPDPGGLVLLAHTADDQAETVLLGLGRGSGPRSIAGMAPWRAPWGRPFLGLRRTDTEKACREAGLTYWDDPQNVDPAFTRVRLRREVLPLLEDVLGGGVTPALARTATMLAEDLQALDHLAARVLADVWQPGGAVEVTELVRHPVALRRRALRAWADAVGAKALTADHLYRLDSLVTGTRRSGAVRLPGALDAVRTGPLLRAVPAG, encoded by the coding sequence GTGACCGTCGAGTTGGTCCGGGCGGCCGTCCGCGACTGGATGACGGCGTTCGCGCCCCCATCGGCCACGGTCAGCATCGCCTGTTCCGGCGGCGCCGACTCGCTGGCGTTGGCCGCAGCCGCCTTCGCCGAACTCGACGAGGGCCGGCTGGACGCCGTGACGGTCGATCACCAGCTGCAGGGCGGTTCGGCCGACCGCGCGGTGACCACCGCGGCCCAGTTGCACGAGATCGGTTACCGCACAGTGCGGATCGAGACGGTGACGGTCGGCTCGGTCGGCGGCCTGGAGGCGGCGGCCCGGGCCGCGCGGTACCAGGCCCTCCGACCCGACCCGGGTGGTCTGGTGTTGCTCGCCCACACCGCGGACGACCAGGCGGAGACGGTGCTGCTCGGTCTCGGGCGTGGTTCGGGCCCCCGGTCCATCGCCGGTATGGCGCCGTGGCGGGCGCCGTGGGGCCGTCCGTTCCTCGGTCTGCGCCGCACCGACACCGAGAAGGCTTGCCGCGAGGCCGGTCTGACCTACTGGGACGACCCGCAGAATGTCGACCCGGCGTTCACCCGGGTGCGGCTGCGGCGCGAGGTGCTGCCTCTGCTGGAGGACGTGCTGGGCGGCGGCGTGACGCCGGCTCTGGCCCGTACGGCGACCATGCTGGCCGAGGACCTCCAGGCCCTGGACCACCTGGCGGCCCGGGTGCTGGCCGATGTGTGGCAGCCCGGCGGGGCCGTGGAGGTGACCGAACTGGTGCGGCACCCGGTCGCGCTCCGCCGGCGGGCCCTGCGGGCCTGGGCCGATGCCGTGGGAGCGAAGGCACTCACGGCCGACCATCTGTACCGGCTCGACTCCCTGGTCACCGGGACGCGCCGCTCGGGCGCGGTTCGGCTGCCCGGCGCGCTCGACGCGGTCCGCACCGGGCCGCTGCTGCGAGCCGTCCCCGCCGGTTGA
- a CDS encoding inorganic diphosphatase, with protein MEFDVTIEIPKGSRNKYEVDHHSGRIRLDRTLFTATQYPADYGFIDNTLGQDGDPLDALVLLSEPTFPGCLILARAIGMFRMTDEKGPDDKVLCVSANDPRQANLQDIGDMSIFERLEIQHFFEVYKDLEPGKSVEGANWVGRGDAETEIRISFDRERKRLAAEAEAAANGEAPAHH; from the coding sequence GTGGAATTCGACGTCACCATTGAGATCCCCAAGGGCAGTCGCAACAAATATGAGGTGGACCACCACAGTGGCCGTATCCGGCTCGACCGGACCTTGTTCACGGCGACGCAGTACCCCGCCGACTACGGCTTCATCGACAACACCCTCGGTCAGGACGGCGATCCGCTGGACGCCCTGGTCCTGCTCTCCGAGCCGACGTTCCCGGGCTGCCTGATCCTGGCCCGCGCCATCGGCATGTTCCGCATGACGGACGAGAAGGGCCCGGACGACAAGGTCCTCTGCGTCTCGGCCAACGACCCGCGGCAGGCGAACCTCCAGGACATCGGCGACATGTCGATCTTCGAGCGCCTGGAGATCCAGCACTTCTTCGAGGTCTACAAGGACCTGGAACCCGGGAAGAGCGTCGAGGGGGCCAACTGGGTCGGGCGCGGCGACGCCGAGACCGAGATCCGCATCTCCTTCGATCGCGAGCGCAAGCGCCTCGCGGCCGAGGCCGAGGCGGCTGCCAACGGTGAGGCCCCGGCCCACCACTGA